In one Campylobacter insulaenigrae NCTC 12927 genomic region, the following are encoded:
- the ubiE gene encoding bifunctional demethylmenaquinone methyltransferase/2-methoxy-6-polyprenyl-1,4-benzoquinol methylase UbiE, with product MQKQEKIVKMFDDIAPTYDKANRILSFGTDVNWRKKACLNAFKYVGNQLDIVDVACGTGDMIIEWQNQANKINKEIVSIKGIDPSIGMLEVAKKKRLNAEFTQAKAQELPLKSQSADIISISYGIRNVIDRKEAIKEFSRVLKKDGILLVLEFTKREQGGFIANCRDFYLKNILPKVGGFISKNYTAYEYLPNSIENFLSKEDFIDELGEYFQMLEYKSFSYGICSEFIARKK from the coding sequence ATGCAAAAGCAAGAAAAAATCGTTAAAATGTTTGATGATATAGCTCCAACATACGACAAAGCAAATAGAATTTTAAGTTTTGGCACTGATGTAAATTGGAGAAAAAAAGCTTGTTTAAATGCATTTAAATATGTAGGAAATCAGCTTGATATTGTTGATGTTGCTTGTGGAACAGGAGATATGATTATAGAATGGCAAAATCAAGCAAATAAAATAAATAAAGAAATTGTTAGCATTAAAGGTATTGATCCAAGTATTGGTATGCTTGAAGTGGCTAAAAAGAAAAGGCTAAATGCTGAATTTACCCAAGCAAAAGCTCAAGAACTTCCTTTGAAAAGTCAAAGTGCGGATATTATAAGTATTAGTTATGGAATTCGTAATGTTATAGATAGAAAAGAAGCTATTAAAGAATTTTCAAGAGTTTTAAAAAAAGATGGTATTTTGTTGGTACTTGAATTTACCAAAAGAGAACAAGGTGGTTTTATAGCAAATTGCAGAGATTTTTATCTTAAAAATATTTTACCTAAAGTTGGTGGGTTTATAAGTAAAAATTATACCGCTTATGAGTATTTACCTAATTCTATTGAAAATTTTTTATCTAAAGAAGATTTCATAGATGAGTTGGGTGAATATTTTCAAATGCTAGAATATAAAAGCTTTAGTTACGGCATTTGTTCTGAATTTATTGCAAGAAAAAAATGA
- the dxs gene encoding 1-deoxy-D-xylulose-5-phosphate synthase, giving the protein MIDFDHLDIKQMSVKELENLASLLRENIIDTVSKNGGHLSSNLGVVELIIGMHYVFEVNKDPFIFDVSHQSYPHKLLNKKHDIFHTLRQFGGLSGYTKPDEGDYFVAGHSSTSISLAVGACKAIQLKNEDRVPVVLIGDGALSAGMAYEALNELGDREYPCIIILNDNEMSISKPIGAISKYLSQAMATQFYQKFKKRVEDILEYFPQGASYVAKRFEEGLRLITPGILFEELGLEYIGPINGHNISEIITALNQAKSMKKPCVVHAQTVKGKGYQIAEGKNAKWHGVSAFDINSGKSIKQTINKKSATEIFSNILLRLAQKYENIVGVTAAMPSGTGLDKLIESFPHRFWDVAIAEQHAVTSMAAMAKEGFKPFIVIYSTFMQRAYDQVIHDCAIMNLNVVIAMDRAGIVGEDGETHQGAFDISFLSAVPNITIAAPRDEGMMEKIMEYAYFHQGVFAFRYPRGNFILDKEFKSCQVNLAKAQILIDNQSDKAFLGFGQGVGRAKLVLNELGEKYASLIDLIFVKPLDEEFLKKLAKKTTTWFVFSDSVKIGGVASLIMEFIQRENLNHIKVISFEYEDKFITHGRTSVVEASLGLDINSLCQKIKSY; this is encoded by the coding sequence ATGATAGATTTTGATCATTTAGATATTAAGCAAATGAGTGTTAAAGAACTAGAAAATTTAGCATCTTTATTACGTGAAAATATTATAGATACGGTTAGTAAAAATGGTGGACATTTAAGTTCAAATTTAGGTGTTGTAGAACTTATTATAGGAATGCACTATGTTTTTGAGGTGAACAAAGATCCTTTTATATTTGATGTTTCACATCAATCTTATCCACATAAACTTTTAAATAAAAAGCATGATATTTTTCATACTTTAAGACAATTTGGGGGTTTAAGCGGCTACACTAAACCAGATGAAGGTGATTATTTTGTAGCTGGTCATTCAAGCACTTCTATATCTTTAGCAGTTGGAGCTTGTAAAGCTATACAGCTAAAAAATGAAGATCGCGTGCCAGTTGTTTTAATAGGTGATGGAGCATTGAGTGCAGGTATGGCTTATGAAGCTTTAAATGAACTTGGTGATAGGGAATATCCCTGTATTATTATTTTAAATGATAATGAAATGAGTATCTCAAAACCTATAGGTGCTATTTCAAAATATCTTTCTCAAGCTATGGCGACTCAGTTTTATCAAAAATTTAAAAAGCGTGTTGAAGATATATTAGAATATTTTCCTCAAGGTGCTTCATATGTAGCGAAGAGATTTGAAGAAGGTTTGAGGCTTATTACTCCTGGAATTTTATTTGAAGAATTAGGACTTGAATATATAGGACCTATAAATGGACATAATATTAGCGAGATTATTACAGCATTAAATCAAGCAAAAAGTATGAAAAAACCATGTGTAGTTCACGCTCAAACGGTTAAAGGGAAAGGTTATCAAATTGCTGAAGGGAAAAATGCTAAGTGGCATGGAGTTAGTGCTTTTGACATAAATAGTGGAAAAAGTATAAAACAAACTATTAATAAAAAAAGTGCTACTGAGATTTTTTCAAATATTTTATTAAGATTAGCTCAGAAGTATGAGAATATAGTTGGTGTAACTGCAGCTATGCCAAGTGGAACAGGTCTTGATAAGCTTATAGAATCTTTTCCTCATCGTTTTTGGGACGTAGCTATAGCTGAACAACATGCGGTAACTTCCATGGCTGCTATGGCAAAAGAGGGTTTTAAACCTTTTATAGTTATTTATAGTACTTTTATGCAAAGAGCTTATGATCAAGTTATTCATGATTGTGCAATTATGAATTTAAATGTTGTTATTGCCATGGATAGAGCAGGTATAGTTGGTGAAGATGGAGAAACACATCAAGGAGCTTTTGATATAAGTTTTTTAAGCGCTGTGCCAAATATCACTATTGCAGCTCCTAGAGATGAAGGCATGATGGAAAAAATTATGGAATATGCGTACTTTCATCAAGGAGTCTTTGCATTTCGTTATCCTAGAGGTAATTTTATTTTAGATAAAGAATTTAAATCTTGCCAAGTAAATTTGGCCAAAGCGCAAATTTTAATTGATAATCAAAGTGATAAAGCATTTTTAGGTTTTGGACAAGGAGTAGGTAGAGCAAAATTAGTTTTAAATGAACTAGGAGAAAAATATGCTAGCTTAATTGATCTGATATTTGTAAAACCATTAGATGAAGAATTTCTAAAAAAATTGGCAAAAAAAACTACAACTTGGTTTGTGTTTTCAGATAGTGTAAAAATAGGTGGTGTTGCAAGTTTAATTATGGAATTTATACAAAGAGAAAACCTAAATCATATTAAGGTTATTAGTTTTGAGTATGAAGATAAATTTATTACTCATGGTAGAACAAGTGTAGTTGAAGCTTCTTTGGGACTTGATATAAATTCTTTATGTCAAAAAATAAAAAGTTATTAA
- the perR gene encoding peroxide-responsive transcriptional repressor PerR — MELMQMLKDCDLKATPQRLCILKILKRHEHPNIDSLYENIKEEYPSISLATVYKNLNTLKEQGLVVEINTPNQKTCYDIYEYPHIHVICSKCNHIEDIRYEESGLQIYQENLEKKIGNIIDYLGVFAHINGCKFCKNK; from the coding sequence ATGGAACTTATGCAAATGCTAAAAGATTGTGATCTTAAAGCTACGCCTCAAAGACTTTGTATTCTTAAAATTTTGAAACGTCACGAACATCCTAATATAGACTCTTTGTATGAAAATATCAAAGAAGAGTATCCGTCTATTTCGTTAGCAACGGTTTATAAAAACCTTAATACTTTAAAAGAGCAAGGTTTGGTCGTTGAAATCAATACACCAAATCAAAAAACTTGTTATGATATTTATGAATATCCTCATATTCATGTAATATGCAGTAAGTGTAATCATATAGAAGATATACGTTATGAAGAAAGTGGACTTCAAATTTATCAAGAAAATCTTGAAAAAAAGATTGGTAATATTATAGATTATCTCGGTGTTTTTGCGCATATAAATGGTTGTAAATTTTGTAAGAATAAGTAG
- the xseA gene encoding exodeoxyribonuclease VII large subunit translates to MKVSELNLKAKSLLEIHLDDIELSGEISKITIHSSGHWYFDLKDEKSSIACIMFKGHNQFVETKPKAGDMLDLRGYVSLYETSGRYQFIAKSMQRTNFGDLEAKFLALKDKLEKEGLFDQKIKKSIKKYPEKIAIITSVTSAALQDMLKLIENKEYNFCKISVFNALTQGQSAPSSLIEALEKTKKDNFDVIILARGGGSREDLFCFNDEELARYIFSLDTPIVSAIGHEIDYVISDFVADIRAPTPSAAIDMIFPSKMTMMQILDEIETKLKAQILNFFKIYENKVDFLCNLAKARSLENIFSLKKQQLFATKKQLDYLVKMKVLNYDNRLTNIQKLLSQHEYFFEKSKNLINLQKNGKNISLKELKKGDVVELCSIDENKEAKIL, encoded by the coding sequence ATGAAAGTTTCAGAGCTCAATTTAAAAGCTAAAAGCTTATTAGAAATTCATCTTGATGATATAGAATTAAGTGGAGAAATTTCTAAAATTACTATACATAGTTCTGGACATTGGTATTTTGATTTAAAAGATGAAAAATCAAGTATAGCTTGTATTATGTTTAAGGGTCACAATCAATTTGTAGAAACTAAACCAAAAGCTGGAGATATGCTTGATTTAAGAGGCTATGTAAGTTTATATGAGACAAGTGGTAGATATCAATTCATAGCTAAAAGTATGCAAAGAACAAATTTTGGAGATTTAGAAGCTAAGTTTTTAGCACTTAAGGATAAGCTTGAAAAAGAAGGATTATTTGATCAAAAAATAAAAAAAAGCATAAAAAAATATCCTGAAAAAATAGCAATTATTACTTCTGTGACTTCAGCTGCTTTACAAGATATGTTAAAGCTTATTGAAAATAAGGAATATAACTTTTGTAAAATCAGTGTATTTAATGCTTTAACTCAAGGTCAAAGTGCTCCTAGTTCTTTGATTGAAGCATTAGAAAAAACTAAAAAAGATAATTTTGATGTTATTATTTTAGCCAGAGGTGGTGGGAGTAGGGAAGATTTATTTTGTTTTAATGATGAAGAATTAGCTAGATATATTTTTTCTTTGGATACACCAATTGTTTCTGCTATTGGACATGAGATTGATTATGTTATTAGTGATTTTGTAGCAGATATAAGAGCACCCACCCCAAGTGCTGCTATAGATATGATTTTTCCTTCTAAAATGACTATGATGCAAATTCTTGATGAAATTGAAACAAAATTAAAAGCTCAAATTTTAAATTTTTTTAAAATATATGAAAATAAGGTGGATTTTTTGTGTAATTTAGCAAAAGCAAGATCTTTGGAAAATATATTTTCTTTAAAAAAGCAACAATTATTTGCCACTAAAAAACAACTTGATTATCTAGTGAAAATGAAAGTATTAAATTATGATAATCGACTAACTAACATTCAAAAACTTTTAAGTCAGCATGAATATTTTTTTGAAAAAAGTAAGAATTTAATTAATTTGCAAAAAAATGGTAAAAATATTTCGTTAAAAGAACTTAAAAAAGGAGATGTTGTGGAACTTTGCTCTATTGATGAAAACAAGGAAGCAAAAATACTATAA
- the fliH gene encoding flagellar assembly protein FliH: MAKLNNVISNINIANHVVEDYHFKVMSEIANDEIKSNEEVQSSQTKTIEPDVQISQTQVEESVPQTPSAQIQPDFVEDLLKKTDEMSSNIIKLQMQIESQEVEFNNRLTSELEHAKEKYTKEGFDEAQKSFENELADLREKYLKSVEKLENTIQTLDEFLLKNENELADTAVVIAKEVIAKEVENNSAIIALNLAKELMEELKNATSIELKLNPSDFDYVKEHLQSNNLKFSVDDAINKGSVLILSDAGNIESNLNSRLQKIKNMANE, from the coding sequence ATGGCTAAATTAAATAATGTAATTTCAAATATTAATATTGCAAATCATGTTGTGGAAGATTACCATTTTAAGGTAATGAGTGAAATAGCTAATGATGAGATAAAGTCAAATGAAGAAGTTCAATCTTCACAAACAAAAACTATAGAACCTGATGTACAAATTTCTCAAACTCAAGTGGAAGAGAGTGTACCTCAAACTCCGTCTGCTCAAATTCAGCCAGATTTTGTGGAAGATTTATTAAAAAAAACTGATGAAATGTCAAGCAATATTATTAAATTACAAATGCAAATAGAAAGTCAAGAAGTTGAATTCAATAATCGTTTAACTAGCGAATTAGAACATGCTAAAGAAAAATATACCAAAGAGGGGTTTGATGAGGCTCAAAAAAGTTTTGAAAATGAACTTGCAGATTTAAGAGAAAAATATTTAAAAAGTGTAGAAAAATTAGAAAATACCATACAAACTCTTGATGAATTTTTATTAAAAAATGAAAATGAACTTGCAGATACTGCTGTTGTTATAGCAAAGGAAGTGATTGCAAAAGAGGTAGAAAATAACTCAGCTATAATTGCTTTAAATTTAGCAAAAGAATTAATGGAAGAATTAAAAAATGCAACTAGTATTGAATTAAAATTAAATCCTAGTGATTTTGATTATGTAAAAGAGCATTTACAAAGTAATAATTTAAAATTTAGCGTCGATGATGCAATTAACAAAGGTAGTGTTTTAATTCTTAGTGATGCTGGAAATATCGAGTCAAATTTAAATTCTCGTTTGCAAAAAATTAAAAATATGGCGAATGAATGA
- the uvrA gene encoding excinuclease ABC subunit UvrA, producing the protein MSDKISIIGAKENNLKNINLELPKNKLIVFTGLSGSGKSTLAFNTLYAEGQRRYIESLSAYARQFLDKVGKPNVDKIEGLTPAVAIDQKTTSKNPRSTVGTITEIYDYLRLLYARIGIQYCHQCGQKISSMSAADIVGEILKLPKGAKIIIYAPLVKEKKGSFADLLENLVSKGYIRAQIDGVLTRLDEEINLAKTKKHTIKLIVDRLEIQEDVLARLASDIEKGLNESFGEIEIEVINNEEFNIPKHFHYSEHNACFDCKISFPLLEPLSFSFNSPKGACTSCDGLGIRYSLDMKKIINEDLSLESGAIKLLYGFNKSYYYKFLMAFCEQNEIRIKIPYSQLSEDEKRLVLYGNAKEISFLWKRHRLNRKFEGVVKYAYEMLKDEKDLSEYMSEKICKDCNGHRLRAESLAVKVADKNLGDILDMSIENTTTFFSKEKNFSYLNDQEHTIAKPILKEINERLFFLYDVGLGYLSLGRDARTISGGEAQRIRIASQIGSGLSGVMYVLDEPSIGLHERDTQKLIKTLRNLQQKGNTLIVVEHDKMTIEEADFIVDIGPNAGKFGGEVVFSGSYKELLKRNTHTALYMNGKKQISHQQNRKQEDYIYLKDVNINNIHNLNVKFPLRNLVAITGVSGSGKSSLILQTLLPFAQEELNRARKVKTLSGVKIEGLEKLDKVIYLDQSPIGRTPRSNPATYTGVMDEIRNLFAATKEAKMRGYKIGRFSFNVKGGRCEKCSGDGEIKIEMHFLPDVMVVCDVCQGKRYNDATLEIRYKGKSIADVLNMSIVEANEFFASVPKIKQKLDTLVKVGLDYLTLGQNAITLSGGEAQRIKLAKELSRSDTGKTLYILDEPTTGLHFEDVDKLVLVLQHLVNLGNSVFVIEHNLDVIKNADYVIDMGPEGGVKGGKIIAEGSVEELAKNYKKSKSYTGYYLNLELKNK; encoded by the coding sequence ATGAGCGATAAAATAAGCATAATTGGTGCTAAGGAAAATAATCTTAAAAATATAAATTTAGAACTTCCAAAAAATAAGCTTATTGTTTTTACAGGTTTAAGTGGTAGTGGTAAATCAACTTTAGCTTTTAATACTCTTTATGCAGAAGGTCAACGCCGTTATATAGAGAGTTTAAGTGCTTATGCTAGACAATTTTTAGATAAAGTTGGTAAGCCTAATGTTGATAAAATTGAAGGCTTAACTCCAGCTGTTGCGATAGATCAGAAAACTACTTCTAAAAATCCTCGTTCGACTGTAGGGACTATTACAGAAATTTATGATTATTTAAGGCTATTATACGCAAGAATTGGAATTCAATATTGTCATCAATGTGGACAAAAAATTTCGTCTATGAGTGCGGCTGATATAGTTGGGGAAATTTTAAAACTTCCTAAGGGTGCAAAAATAATCATTTATGCTCCTTTAGTTAAAGAAAAAAAGGGAAGTTTTGCTGATTTGTTAGAAAATTTAGTAAGCAAGGGTTACATTCGAGCTCAAATTGATGGAGTATTAACACGTTTAGACGAGGAAATTAATTTAGCTAAAACAAAAAAACATACTATCAAGTTGATTGTTGATCGTTTAGAAATTCAAGAAGATGTGTTGGCGAGATTAGCTAGTGATATTGAAAAAGGTTTAAATGAAAGTTTTGGCGAAATTGAGATAGAAGTAATTAATAACGAAGAATTTAATATTCCTAAACATTTTCATTATAGTGAACATAATGCTTGTTTTGATTGTAAAATTTCATTTCCTTTGCTTGAACCTTTAAGTTTTTCTTTTAATTCTCCTAAGGGAGCTTGTACATCTTGTGATGGGCTTGGTATAAGATATTCACTAGATATGAAAAAAATAATTAATGAAGATTTGAGTTTAGAATCAGGTGCTATTAAATTGCTTTATGGCTTTAATAAAAGTTATTATTATAAATTTTTAATGGCTTTTTGTGAGCAAAATGAGATAAGAATTAAAATTCCTTATAGTCAATTAAGTGAAGATGAAAAACGTTTGGTATTGTATGGTAATGCAAAAGAAATTAGCTTTTTATGGAAAAGACATCGATTAAATCGTAAATTTGAAGGTGTAGTAAAATATGCTTATGAGATGTTAAAAGACGAAAAAGATTTAAGTGAATATATGAGCGAAAAAATTTGCAAAGATTGTAATGGTCATCGTTTAAGAGCTGAAAGTTTAGCAGTAAAAGTTGCTGATAAAAATTTAGGTGATATTTTAGATATGAGTATAGAAAATACCACGACATTTTTTTCAAAAGAGAAAAATTTCTCTTATCTTAACGATCAAGAACATACTATAGCAAAACCTATCTTGAAAGAAATTAATGAAAGATTGTTTTTTTTATATGATGTAGGACTTGGTTATTTATCTTTGGGGCGTGATGCAAGAACTATTAGTGGTGGTGAAGCACAAAGAATTCGTATTGCTTCGCAAATTGGTAGTGGATTAAGTGGAGTAATGTATGTGCTAGATGAACCTAGTATAGGATTACATGAAAGAGATACGCAAAAACTTATTAAAACTTTAAGGAATTTACAGCAAAAAGGTAATACTTTGATCGTTGTAGAACATGATAAAATGACTATTGAGGAAGCTGATTTTATTGTAGATATTGGCCCAAATGCTGGTAAATTTGGAGGAGAAGTAGTTTTTAGTGGAAGTTATAAAGAATTATTAAAGCGTAATACTCATACTGCACTTTATATGAATGGTAAAAAGCAAATTTCTCATCAACAAAATAGAAAACAAGAAGATTATATTTATTTAAAAGATGTAAACATTAATAATATCCATAATTTAAATGTAAAATTTCCTTTGCGTAATTTAGTTGCTATAACGGGAGTATCAGGAAGCGGAAAAAGTTCACTTATTTTACAAACTTTATTACCATTTGCTCAGGAAGAATTAAATCGTGCCAGAAAAGTCAAAACATTAAGTGGTGTTAAGATAGAAGGTCTTGAAAAGCTTGATAAAGTAATTTATCTTGATCAAAGCCCTATAGGAAGAACGCCAAGATCAAATCCTGCAACTTATACTGGTGTTATGGATGAAATTCGTAATCTCTTTGCTGCAACAAAAGAAGCTAAAATGAGAGGATACAAAATAGGTAGATTCTCTTTTAATGTTAAAGGCGGTAGGTGTGAAAAGTGTAGTGGTGATGGGGAAATAAAAATTGAAATGCATTTTTTACCTGATGTAATGGTAGTTTGTGATGTTTGTCAAGGTAAAAGATATAATGATGCCACATTGGAAATTAGATATAAAGGCAAGAGCATAGCAGATGTTTTAAATATGAGTATTGTAGAAGCAAATGAATTTTTTGCTTCAGTTCCAAAAATTAAACAAAAATTAGATACCTTGGTGAAAGTGGGGCTTGATTATCTTACTTTAGGACAAAATGCAATTACTTTAAGTGGTGGTGAAGCGCAAAGGATCAAATTAGCCAAAGAATTAAGCAGGAGTGATACAGGAAAAACTCTTTATATTTTAGATGAACCTACCACAGGACTTCATTTTGAAGATGTAGATAAATTAGTTTTAGTATTACAACATTTGGTAAATCTTGGCAATAGTGTGTTTGTAATAGAGCATAATCTTGATGTTATCAAAAATGCGGATTATGTGATTGATATGGGCCCAGAAGGTGGTGTAAAGGGTGGAAAAATAATTGCTGAAGGTAGTGTTGAGGAACTTGCTAAAAATTACAAGAAAAGTAAATCTTATACAGGATATTATTTAAATTTAGAATTAAAAAATAAATAA
- the fliG gene encoding flagellar motor switch protein FliG, with protein MIKLSEEQKMIYDDLSMPEKVAIFLIQLGEDVTTVLFSHMDINVITEISRYIALAKNVDKPVATAVLEEFYTLLQSNQYLKSGGLEYAKEILFRTFGPEIAGKILEKLTKSMENNQNFAYLSQIKPQQLADFIIKEHPQTIALILAHMDTTQAAETLEYFSDELRAEVVIRMANLGDISPSIIKRVSAVLESKLESLTSYKVEVGGPRAVAEVLNRLGQKASKTTLTYIEQSDERLATTIKDLMFTFDDISQLSTNAIREVLKVADKRDLMIGLKGASEDLKQKFMANMSTRAAEAFVEEMGFLGAVRVKDVEEAQRKVVEVVQKLAEQGLVQMGEADEMIE; from the coding sequence ATGATAAAGCTTAGCGAAGAACAAAAAATGATTTATGATGACCTTTCTATGCCAGAAAAGGTTGCTATATTTTTGATCCAACTTGGAGAAGATGTTACTACTGTTTTATTTTCTCATATGGATATTAATGTTATTACTGAAATTTCTCGTTATATTGCTTTAGCAAAGAATGTAGATAAACCTGTTGCAACTGCAGTACTTGAAGAATTTTATACTTTACTTCAATCTAATCAGTACCTTAAAAGTGGTGGTTTGGAATACGCAAAAGAAATTTTATTTAGAACTTTTGGTCCTGAAATTGCGGGTAAAATTTTAGAAAAACTTACTAAAAGTATGGAAAATAACCAAAATTTTGCCTATCTTTCTCAAATTAAGCCTCAACAACTTGCTGATTTTATTATTAAAGAACATCCTCAAACTATTGCTTTAATTTTGGCACATATGGATACCACTCAAGCTGCTGAAACTTTAGAGTATTTTAGTGATGAATTAAGAGCTGAAGTTGTAATAAGAATGGCAAATTTAGGAGATATTTCTCCATCTATTATTAAAAGAGTATCTGCTGTGCTTGAAAGCAAGCTAGAAAGTCTTACTTCTTATAAAGTTGAAGTTGGCGGTCCAAGAGCTGTAGCTGAAGTTCTTAATAGATTAGGACAAAAAGCTTCCAAGACAACTCTTACTTATATTGAACAAAGCGATGAAAGACTAGCTACTACTATTAAGGATTTGATGTTTACTTTTGATGATATTTCTCAGCTTAGCACAAATGCGATTAGAGAAGTTTTAAAAGTTGCTGATAAGCGTGATTTGATGATAGGTTTAAAAGGTGCTAGTGAGGATTTAAAACAAAAATTTATGGCAAATATGTCAACTCGTGCTGCTGAAGCTTTCGTGGAAGAGATGGGATTTTTAGGAGCTGTACGTGTAAAAGATGTAGAAGAAGCGCAAAGAAAAGTTGTTGAAGTGGTGCAAAAATTAGCTGAACAAGGTCTTGTCCAAATGGGTGAGGCTGATGAGATGATAGAGTAA
- the serC gene encoding phosphoserine transaminase → MRVINFSAGPSNLPDEVLKEAQENLFDYHQKGFSIMEVSHRGKIFEEVHFEAMKLAKQLYEVNDDYEILFFQGGASLQFAMIPMNLSLGGISEFANTGVWTKKAIKEAQILKVNTQIVASSEDSGFDHIPNFKFSDDVDYAYICSNNTIYGTQYNNYPITKSPLIVDASSDFFSKKLNFSNIAMLFGGVQKNAGISGLACAFIRKDMIERSKSKNIPSMLKYSVYVENDSMFNTPATFAIYMFNLEMKWLLNQGGLDKINEQNIQKAKFLYEIIDQSEGFYQGYAKKEDRSLMNVSFNIADKNLESKFLQEAEENGMIGLKGHKILGGIRASIYNSIDLKKVQILGEFMKDFAKKNA, encoded by the coding sequence ATGAGAGTGATAAATTTTAGTGCAGGTCCTTCAAATTTACCTGATGAGGTTTTAAAAGAAGCACAAGAAAATTTGTTTGATTATCATCAAAAAGGTTTTTCTATAATGGAAGTATCTCATAGGGGAAAAATTTTTGAAGAAGTGCATTTTGAAGCCATGAAGTTAGCAAAACAACTTTATGAGGTAAACGATGATTATGAAATATTATTTTTTCAAGGTGGTGCTAGTTTGCAATTTGCAATGATTCCTATGAACTTAAGCTTAGGTGGAATTAGTGAATTTGCAAATACTGGAGTTTGGACAAAAAAAGCAATTAAAGAAGCTCAAATTTTAAAAGTTAATACTCAAATAGTCGCAAGCAGCGAGGATAGTGGATTTGATCATATTCCTAACTTTAAATTTAGTGATGATGTTGACTATGCTTATATTTGCTCAAATAATACTATTTACGGAACTCAATATAATAATTATCCTATAACTAAAAGCCCTTTGATTGTTGATGCTTCTAGTGATTTTTTCTCTAAAAAACTTAATTTTTCAAATATTGCTATGCTCTTTGGAGGAGTGCAAAAAAATGCTGGAATTTCAGGACTTGCTTGCGCATTTATACGAAAAGATATGATAGAACGCAGTAAAAGTAAAAATATACCTAGTATGTTAAAATATAGTGTCTATGTTGAAAATGATTCAATGTTTAACACTCCTGCAACTTTTGCTATATATATGTTTAACCTTGAAATGAAGTGGCTTTTAAATCAAGGTGGATTAGATAAAATTAATGAGCAAAATATACAAAAAGCAAAATTTTTGTATGAAATCATAGATCAAAGTGAAGGTTTTTATCAAGGTTATGCCAAAAAAGAAGATAGATCTTTAATGAATGTAAGTTTTAATATAGCTGATAAAAATTTAGAATCAAAATTTTTACAAGAAGCAGAAGAAAATGGAATGATAGGATTGAAAGGCCATAAAATTTTAGGTGGAATCCGAGCAAGTATTTATAATTCCATTGATTTAAAAAAGGTTCAAATTTTAGGTGAATTTATGAAAGATTTTGCTAAAAAAAATGCTTAG